A genome region from Neofelis nebulosa isolate mNeoNeb1 chromosome 14, mNeoNeb1.pri, whole genome shotgun sequence includes the following:
- the LOC131495035 gene encoding large ribosomal subunit protein P1-like yields the protein HHGLRLLSELACIYLALILRYPEVPEDKINAFIKAAGVNVRPFWPGLFAKALANVHIHIGSLACNVGARGPTRVAACAAPGSGAAPFTTAVPAEKKVQAKKEESEQSDDDMGFGLFD from the coding sequence CACCATGGCCTCCGTCTCCTCTCGGAGCTTGCCTGCATCTACTTGGCCCTCATCCTGCGCTACCCTGAGGTCCCAGAGGATAAGATCAATGCCTTCATTAAAGCAGCTGGTGTAAATGTTCGACCTTTCTGGCCGGGTTTGTTTGCGAAGGCCCTGGCCAACGTCCACATCCACATCGGGAGCCTTGCCTGCAATGTAGGGGCTCGTGGACCCACCCGGGTGGCAGCCTGTGCTGCACCAGGGAGTGGTGCTGCCCCCTTCACCACTGCTGTCCCCGCTGAGAAGAAAGTgcaggcaaagaaagaggaatcTGAGCAGTCTGATGATGACATGGGCTTTGGGCTTTTTGACTAA